The following DNA comes from Epinephelus moara isolate mb chromosome 2, YSFRI_EMoa_1.0, whole genome shotgun sequence.
GTACCTACTggtctgtgtgtgcacgcatgtgtgtgtgtgtttatataccAACCTGAGCTCCAGTCCCACCCTTTGTGCCAGTCAGTCTTGCAGGTGATCTCATTCTTGCAGTCTTCCCACCATTCGTGGCAGTCCTCCTTACACAGAGGCACATCCAAGATACGCTCCTTACGCCAGCTCTGatccacctacacacacacacacgattgaCTAGTTTGTATGATCCATAATTTCAGAACACAAGTGATGTACACCGATGagctaaaacattaaaaccactggccgATGACATGAATAACATCGATCGTGTCATTACAAtccagtgttctgctgggaaaccttgggtccaaCCCCTGACCCCATTGCAGACAAAGTAACCCCGTCATAGCAACAGCATTCCTCAAAGGCAGTGGCCTCCCCAGTAGGGACAATGCcacaacataaacacaactCACGAGTGGCCAaagaaatgtgacaaagagctcctGGCATCCACCTGGCCTCCacattccccagatcccaatctaaTCTGGCAACTGTAGGACGGGccggtaccccacctcacaacccataGGGCTCAAGGGATCCACCAATGCCCTGATGCCAGACATCCCCCAGATGTCCATGcttcaacaggtcagagccaagtcagATTCAAGGAGGTTCCAGTGTGAATTGAGGGAACCTCTGGAGTGCTGGCACGTCCCAGgaatgcttgatcagattgggatatCAGGAATTTGAAGACCAGGTCGATGTCTTGAGATGTCATTGGACTAAAGGTTCCCTGGTTTACCTggcagtggttttaatgttttggctgattagTGTATGACAAGAATTAAACTCTCTGCCCTTACAGTTACAATATGATCCGTCAGGAGAGTTATAAAAAGCGTCCACAAATGAAACTGGGGCACATTACAAAGTCTCTATTTAGAACTTGATCTGctggttaattttttttttattactatgATGACACTGGCAACAACCTGTATGTGGATTTAATTGGCCTGCCTCTCAGTCGTTTCATCTTCTTATGCTGCCATCTAGTGTTGCAATTGGCTAAACACagatacgagagagagagagagagagagagagagagagagagagagagagagagagagagcacaatACACACTTTCTGTATCCAGGGTCCCAGGTGTGGTGAACACTCATAGAAGCAGGTGTCCTGTATGAAGTGTTTCTTGCACTGATGGCTCATGATACCACAGTGATTCCAGTTGAAGTTGTACAGGTAGGAGTTATCATCGTGGGCTTCTTCACTGGTGTTGGCAGTACAGCATGCATTGTCTTTCCACGGAGCACACTGGAAAGAGGAGGACGAAAGAGGGGTCATTTTATGCTGCTTTTTTCTCCGCCCCACGTCTGGATCGGCTGTGACAACATGATCAGAAGCTTcagatgaggaaaaaaacatcccagttcCCCAGCATTTGATTTGCTTGAGACATTTATGTTCATCACCTGCTGATAAAGTTGTCCCTCAGGGCCAGGGTTTACTTTGTGGTGTTTGGCGTCCATGCACATGTTGAGTTTGTCCTGAGACAGAGTGCCACTGGAGAGGGCAAGCAGCAAGGCCAGGATGACCCacatggctctgcagcaggGAGGCATTAACATACATTAACTGGTGGGAAAAATAATGGGATGACAGCCAACCTACAGTACTGGTCAAAAGCTGAAATGCATATCAAAGGCATGCCCTGTAACCTCTAACCTgagtaaaacacacactgtaaagatgCTGTTGACCCCTGGAATGGATGATCACCAGACAAAAGTCTTCATACCTCAGCTGTAGTTTTATTGTGGGCAGACATTGCTGTAGTAAAGGTCAGGTTTTAGCATCCCAATAGAGGTTTATTACACAAAATGAGTGACAACGGCTCAGTGAGTCACCTCCCCTAAATGGAAGTTAACGCACTGACTCACAAAAGTAGGTGgcgaaaacaaaaaaaattccatCATACACAACCATACAAACTCCAGCCCCTTCACAAATCAAGCGACACAAGATTATGTAAGCATAAAAGGAACTTAAAATCAGCTTAACAGCACTAAAACACAGGAAGTACCACAAGAGCAATGTTCCGTACCTCTCCCACGGAGCAAAACAGCAGAAGGGAGGAGGCAAGGCGGAAGAAACcgctttataggtggggtacccccaaaggtgaacgtagggTACAAAAACTGGTTATTAAACGTTCCACATATTGTGCACAGAGGTCTAAGcatgtcaggtaataacaactgaaccaaaaatatttttaaagatattttttagggcatttttgcctttaattgataggatagtgaaccatgaaagggggagagagagggggagagacatgcagcaaaaggccacaggctggagtcgaacccaggctgctgcagcaacagcagccttgtacatggggcgcctgccctatccactaagccaccgatgccccacaACTGAACCAAATTTTTTGGAATTATTATACTCAACATTCATTAGACTTGTCACACATATTACTGCAGTATAATTGAACCTGTTACATAAGTAGAGTAAGCACAGAACTTTATCCACCTCAGTCACTTTTATATCATCCAACCAGCAGGTGTCTGGGTATTTGGATCTGACAGTATCTTGTCTTGTTGGTTGTCCATTGACAGCAGAGCTCTTTAAAGTAACAGAGCATTACACATATTTTAATATCGTTATTTAATCACTGTGTGTTCCACAAACTAATCCCAATCAGTTTAGACTCTTTTTATGCTCAAGTTCCTGGAGGAAGTGTGATAATGAGGGGGCCTGTGAAGTGTTTTGCCAACGTTTTTTTAACGTCTCCTCGCTGTTTACTTATGTATCCATTGCATAATAGATAAATGGCTGTCATCGATTATATTGTTAACTGTTATTTTCTGAAGATGGAGGACCGTGTTGGCACAAGCAGGACACAGCTGCTGTCCACAGCGAAGGGCCATAACCTAAAGGGATGTTCATTCACCCTATTTTCTCAGCTTTCTTTTTGGGAGTGTACAATTTACTTTGTGTGAGTTACACTGGATATAAATATGGACCACgtgtctcctcttcctcctacTATACAAagatgaagccaaaatatcctggctAGGGGCACTTGCATCCTGCGCTGGTGATATACCCATTTTTTGCCCCTATCTTTACACAGCttcttaaaaacaaatttcttgtgattatttgtgttttctccTTTTTTACCCCCGTTACTCCCATAATTACAAAGTTTCtttggacaaaacaaccaaaactctGTCATTAAGTTTTATAAAATCTATAAGCAGAGAATTGTAGAAATTGTAGTGTTTTGCTGAGGGATGTAAAGTGCATTTTCTTTATCAAAAATTACAAT
Coding sequences within:
- the folr gene encoding folate receptor, which translates into the protein MWVILALLLALSSGTLSQDKLNMCMDAKHHKVNPGPEGQLYQQCAPWKDNACCTANTSEEAHDDNSYLYNFNWNHCGIMSHQCKKHFIQDTCFYECSPHLGPWIQKVDQSWRKERILDVPLCKEDCHEWWEDCKNEITCKTDWHKGWDWSSGTNQCPKDSKCRKWTEVYPTPKSMCEQIWSNSYLYTSYTKTSGRCMQLWFTGENPNKKVATYYLNNAQPGKQSFALTTLLLLAFASFSVMMH